One region of Duncaniella freteri genomic DNA includes:
- a CDS encoding vWA domain-containing protein, which yields MRRLPVYILIDTSGSMKGEPIESVKVGLEAMVSSLRQDPFALESACISIITFDKDVKCILPLTPLEDLQLPEITTPDSGPTHTGAALKMLIEQVDKEVQLITPDRKGDWMPLLFLLTDGKPSDLQEYNNIVNEVKKRKFASIVACAAGMKAKPEPLKLLTEQVYMLDTLDSAGFKKFFKWVSDSIGVGNRSVGSAEDLVLPPPPEEVNLIV from the coding sequence ATGAGACGACTACCGGTATATATACTCATTGACACATCCGGCTCGATGAAAGGAGAACCTATTGAGTCGGTGAAGGTTGGTCTTGAAGCAATGGTGTCAAGTCTTCGACAAGATCCTTTTGCCTTAGAATCCGCCTGTATAAGTATTATCACATTTGACAAGGATGTTAAGTGCATACTACCACTGACTCCGCTTGAAGATCTTCAGCTACCTGAGATAACCACACCCGATTCAGGCCCAACTCACACAGGAGCTGCATTGAAAATGCTGATAGAACAGGTAGATAAAGAGGTTCAACTAATCACTCCAGATCGCAAAGGAGATTGGATGCCTTTACTTTTCTTGTTAACTGATGGTAAGCCTTCGGATTTACAAGAATATAACAATATTGTAAATGAGGTTAAGAAGCGTAAATTTGCAAGTATTGTTGCCTGTGCAGCTGGAATGAAGGCGAAGCCCGAACCGTTGAAACTTCTGACTGAACAGGTGTATATGCTCGATACACTTGATAGTGCCGGATTCAAAAAATTCTTCAAATGGGTGTCTGATTCAATCGGTGTTGGTAACCGAAGCGTTGGTTCAGCCGAAGATTTAGTTCTACCTCCACCTCCAGAGGAAGTTAATCTAATCGTATAA
- a CDS encoding glycoside hydrolase family protein — translation MKKLLILFVALFSLVGTMPGNAASQRTAPTREHKTKRSIMELPLFERAVLIIKKFETLHKPKHWPYVGYGHQVQPGEPYRRGCQLTETQADALLRKDYSKFCALYEKYGKDKYLLAALAYNCGPGVVNKSSVLRLLKSGNRNIFKAYTSHCHYKGKKHKGLLTRRLTELAALFLP, via the coding sequence ATGAAGAAACTTCTGATACTCTTTGTGGCATTGTTCTCCCTCGTGGGAACAATGCCCGGCAACGCCGCCTCACAGCGAACTGCCCCCACAAGGGAGCATAAAACAAAAAGAAGCATAATGGAATTGCCGCTCTTTGAGCGCGCAGTTTTAATAATCAAGAAGTTTGAAACACTCCATAAGCCGAAGCATTGGCCTTACGTTGGATATGGACACCAAGTTCAGCCGGGCGAACCCTACCGCCGTGGTTGCCAACTAACCGAAACACAGGCTGACGCACTTCTTCGCAAAGACTATTCCAAATTCTGTGCACTGTATGAGAAATATGGCAAAGACAAATATCTCCTCGCCGCCCTCGCATACAACTGTGGCCCCGGCGTAGTCAACAAATCCAGCGTCCTCCGCCTCCTCAAATCCGGCAACCGCAACATCTTCAAAGCCTACACCTCCCATTGCCATTACAAAGGCAAGAAACACAAAGGTTTGTTAACTCGGAGGCTAACGGAACTTGCCGCCCTTTTTCTCCCTTAA
- a CDS encoding TerD family protein, producing MAIRLEKGQRINLEKNNGSKLTQFCVGCNWGAVTKKAFFGLSSSIVDVDLDLSCLLFDQNGKPIDHIYSSLYRFGDRNIGLPNGKLDTLDHALHHIGDDLTGDQGGDDGLDNEIITVDLTKINPNVNSIVFFLNIYNNNDYQGDFSGIPYAYIRMYEGTPTKVKEVFAQYDVATKTDCAGMRGLILGKLYRRNGDWKFAAIGDAYPDRSIVNTLARVMKDYSK from the coding sequence ATGGCTATAAGACTTGAAAAAGGTCAGCGAATCAACCTTGAAAAAAACAATGGTTCGAAGCTTACCCAGTTTTGCGTAGGTTGCAACTGGGGAGCGGTGACAAAGAAAGCTTTCTTTGGGTTATCATCCTCTATCGTAGATGTCGATCTTGACCTCAGTTGCCTTCTGTTTGACCAAAACGGAAAACCTATCGACCACATCTACTCTTCACTTTATCGTTTTGGTGACCGCAACATTGGCTTGCCTAACGGTAAACTCGATACACTTGACCATGCTCTTCATCATATCGGGGACGACCTTACAGGTGACCAAGGAGGAGATGACGGTCTTGACAATGAGATTATAACTGTTGACTTGACTAAAATCAATCCCAATGTCAATTCAATCGTGTTCTTTCTCAACATCTACAATAACAACGACTATCAGGGTGATTTTTCCGGAATACCCTACGCATACATAAGAATGTATGAGGGTACTCCTACCAAGGTCAAGGAGGTGTTCGCACAGTATGATGTTGCAACTAAGACTGACTGTGCTGGAATGCGCGGACTGATTCTTGGCAAACTCTATCGTCGTAACGGAGACTGGAAATTCGCTGCCATCGGTGATGCCTACCCGGACCGCTCTATTGTCAACACGTTGGCGCGTGTCATGAAAGACTATTCAAAATAA
- a CDS encoding site-specific integrase, with the protein MASIKVKYRPSTIADHEGAIYYQIIHERKVRQLNTEYHVMPDEWDENRSMVTTKQSSERKSFILSIRERIRWDVERLTKIDKRLDAEGLSYTADDVIDEFRRYASEYSLFNFMESLIIKFKQHGKTRTSETYTAALNSFKKFREDEDIMLDCMTSEIMEAYEAWHKQRGNSPNTISFYTRILRAVYHRAVEDDIIENRNPFRHVYTGVDKTIKRALPLPSIKKIKALDLSLSPPLDYARDMFLMSFYLRGMSFIDMAYLKKTDLKNGSIVYRRRKTGQQLTIAWAPEMQAILDKYPDNPTQYLLPIIKTDGINERCAYRNIGYNINHNLKKIADLVRINIPLTMYVARHSWASAAKAKGIPLSVISEGMGHDSEATTQIYLASLDTSVVDKANSLILKSL; encoded by the coding sequence ATGGCCTCAATAAAAGTAAAATACCGACCATCAACGATTGCAGACCATGAGGGTGCAATCTACTACCAGATTATCCATGAGAGAAAAGTCCGTCAACTAAACACTGAGTATCATGTAATGCCTGATGAATGGGATGAAAACCGTTCAATGGTAACAACAAAGCAATCCAGCGAAAGGAAATCATTCATTCTCTCAATCCGCGAGAGAATCCGCTGGGATGTAGAGCGACTGACCAAAATTGACAAACGCCTTGATGCAGAAGGATTGTCCTATACCGCCGATGATGTGATTGACGAGTTTCGCAGATATGCAAGCGAATACTCATTGTTCAATTTCATGGAGAGTTTGATTATCAAGTTCAAGCAGCACGGTAAGACAAGAACCTCCGAAACCTATACAGCTGCACTCAACAGTTTTAAGAAGTTCCGAGAAGACGAAGACATCATGCTCGATTGCATGACCTCCGAGATAATGGAAGCATACGAGGCATGGCACAAGCAGCGTGGCAATTCTCCTAACACCATATCCTTTTACACCCGCATTCTTCGGGCGGTCTATCACCGGGCAGTTGAGGATGACATCATCGAGAACCGCAATCCTTTCCGTCATGTCTATACTGGCGTAGATAAGACCATTAAACGCGCATTGCCTCTTCCCTCCATAAAGAAAATAAAGGCATTGGACTTATCACTCTCACCGCCATTAGACTACGCCCGCGATATGTTCCTGATGAGTTTCTATCTTCGTGGTATGAGTTTCATAGATATGGCTTATTTGAAGAAAACAGACCTTAAAAACGGATCAATTGTCTATCGCCGTCGCAAGACCGGACAGCAGCTCACAATCGCATGGGCGCCGGAAATGCAAGCCATCCTCGACAAATATCCCGACAATCCTACGCAATATTTGTTACCCATCATCAAGACAGATGGTATCAACGAGCGATGTGCCTACCGCAACATCGGTTACAACATCAATCACAACTTGAAGAAGATAGCCGACTTGGTCAGAATAAACATCCCCTTGACGATGTACGTTGCTCGCCACTCATGGGCCAGTGCCGCAAAAGCAAAGGGCATCCCCCTCAGCGTAATCAGCGAAGGCATGGGCCACGACAGCGAAGCCACTACCCAAATCTACCTCGCCTCCCTTGACACCTCAGTCGTTGACAAAGCCAATAGTCTAATCCTAAAGTCCCTATAA
- a CDS encoding DUF3872 domain-containing protein — protein sequence MKTILNRIGAIRVTPACFFGFWAVLFALVFSLTSCSDDLDVQQSYPFTVEVMPYADKIANGETVELRMTIVPEGNYTNTLYTIRYFQYEGKGTLKLVDGPTLVNNDRVLIESKQFRLNYTARSTGSHELLVTVEDNYGTHWEQTFEFNNNDSDDNGGTGSLVVTPINPGTLTPIGK from the coding sequence ATGAAAACAATCCTCAATAGAATCGGCGCAATACGCGTCACTCCCGCCTGTTTCTTCGGATTCTGGGCAGTCCTCTTCGCACTCGTGTTCTCCCTCACTTCATGTTCTGACGACCTCGATGTGCAGCAGTCATATCCATTCACCGTGGAAGTCATGCCATACGCCGACAAAATCGCCAATGGCGAAACAGTCGAACTGCGTATGACCATCGTCCCCGAAGGGAATTACACCAACACCCTCTACACAATCCGATACTTCCAGTATGAGGGGAAAGGTACACTGAAACTTGTCGATGGCCCGACACTCGTCAACAATGACCGCGTCCTAATCGAATCCAAACAATTCCGACTCAACTACACCGCCCGAAGCACAGGCTCACACGAACTTCTGGTCACGGTAGAGGATAATTATGGGACCCACTGGGAACAAACATTTGAGTTCAATAACAACGACAGCGACGACAACGGCGGCACAGGAAGTCTGGTTGTGACTCCTATCAATCCCGGAACACTAACACCCATCGGCAAATGA
- a CDS encoding stress protein, with the protein MAIELKKGGDTHRIDLTKRTGSNLNGEIVINLDWSKGNGGFFGMFKSAIDLDLGCFYEMRDGSKMLIDGVQFSHGRGGNRDQQTRQGCYTKSPYIWHNGDDRGGNAQSGENISVNPAGVNDIKRMIIYTFIYEGAARWAETDAVVKVAVPGTETVEVKMGQQTSDKKFCAIAELNFNGDNSITVKKLVTFHNGHADCDRAYGWGFNYTAGSKD; encoded by the coding sequence ATGGCTATAGAACTGAAAAAAGGTGGTGATACCCACCGCATCGACCTGACAAAGCGAACCGGCTCGAACTTAAACGGAGAGATTGTCATCAATCTTGACTGGAGTAAGGGTAATGGTGGCTTCTTCGGAATGTTCAAGAGTGCGATTGACCTTGATCTCGGTTGTTTCTATGAAATGCGGGATGGTTCAAAGATGCTGATTGACGGCGTACAGTTCTCTCATGGCCGTGGAGGCAATAGAGACCAACAAACTCGTCAAGGATGTTATACCAAATCACCTTATATCTGGCATAATGGAGATGACCGAGGAGGAAATGCTCAATCAGGAGAAAATATTTCAGTTAATCCAGCTGGTGTTAATGACATTAAGCGGATGATTATATATACCTTCATCTATGAAGGTGCTGCTCGATGGGCTGAGACCGATGCGGTAGTTAAGGTTGCTGTGCCAGGGACAGAAACTGTTGAGGTTAAAATGGGACAGCAAACCAGTGACAAAAAGTTTTGTGCTATTGCCGAACTCAATTTCAATGGAGATAACTCCATCACTGTAAAGAAACTTGTAACATTCCATAATGGTCACGCTGACTGTGACCGGGCTTATGGCTGGGGCTTTAATTACACAGCCGGTTCAAAAGACTAA
- a CDS encoding TerY-C metal binding domain-containing protein: MRRLPIYFVIDVSESMVGEPIEQVQKGMRDIIQELRTDPYALETAWASVIAYAGKAQTLTPLTELFKFYPPIIPIGGGTSLGTALEFLMRDIDTNIVKTTVEQKGDWKPIIFLFTDGTPTDDPTNAIKRWNEKYRNRTQLVVISIGDNIDPLLFGQLTGEIIRFNPSDALSYKYFFKWVTDSIKTTSMSVTDYNDDEVKLAPIDGINLEKVDPNKQIKVDENFAVLVGKCQTTGKKYLIKYAKRSHKLEGLEMFNAMDFKLVGAYPIDGEAYDQLSDGKNVNRKINSMELVGAPTCPCCGNQFGLVTCECGNVFCVGESPVNKCPWCGMEGMLGTAEGGIDISRTRG, encoded by the coding sequence ATGCGAAGATTACCTATATATTTCGTCATAGACGTATCAGAGTCGATGGTCGGAGAACCAATTGAACAAGTACAGAAAGGAATGCGTGACATAATACAAGAGTTACGCACAGATCCTTATGCTTTGGAAACTGCATGGGCCTCTGTAATTGCATATGCAGGCAAAGCACAGACTCTGACACCACTTACCGAACTATTCAAGTTCTATCCTCCAATAATTCCAATTGGTGGAGGTACATCTTTGGGAACAGCCCTTGAATTCCTGATGAGAGACATTGATACAAATATTGTAAAAACAACTGTTGAGCAAAAAGGAGATTGGAAACCAATTATTTTCCTTTTTACTGATGGAACTCCTACGGACGACCCCACTAACGCAATAAAACGTTGGAATGAAAAGTATCGTAACCGCACTCAGCTGGTTGTGATTTCAATCGGGGATAATATTGATCCTCTCTTATTTGGTCAGCTAACGGGTGAGATAATACGTTTTAATCCGAGTGACGCATTATCTTATAAATACTTCTTCAAATGGGTTACTGACTCTATAAAAACTACCAGTATGTCTGTAACTGACTACAATGACGATGAAGTGAAACTTGCCCCCATCGACGGCATAAATCTCGAAAAGGTTGACCCCAATAAGCAGATTAAAGTTGATGAGAATTTTGCAGTACTTGTAGGTAAATGCCAGACAACAGGAAAGAAGTACCTTATCAAGTATGCGAAACGTAGCCATAAACTTGAAGGTCTCGAAATGTTCAATGCGATGGACTTTAAGTTGGTTGGTGCATATCCAATAGACGGAGAAGCATATGACCAGCTATCAGACGGTAAAAACGTAAACCGAAAAATCAATTCCATGGAACTGGTTGGGGCTCCGACATGTCCCTGCTGTGGTAATCAGTTTGGATTGGTTACTTGTGAGTGTGGTAATGTGTTCTGCGTTGGCGAGAGTCCAGTGAATAAGTGCCCGTGGTGTGGCATGGAAGGAATGCTTGGCACTGCCGAAGGTGGTATTGATATATCCAGAACAAGAGGATAA
- a CDS encoding vWA domain-containing protein, producing MRRLPVYILLDTSGSMYGEPIEAVKNGVQILVSTLRSDPYALETAYLSVITFNSTAQQDVPLTELSSFQQPNLTASGCTALGGALSLLAQRADAEVTKTTAEQKGDWKPLVFIMTDGEPTDDLQKGLNDFNKRKWGVVVACAAGQGANTDTLKKITECVVQLDTADSATIKSFFKWVSASISTSSMKVEDGFGEVTGLSELPPPPPEVNIVV from the coding sequence ATGAGAAGATTACCTGTTTACATTCTTCTTGACACATCAGGTTCTATGTATGGTGAACCTATTGAAGCCGTCAAAAACGGTGTTCAAATTCTTGTGTCAACACTCAGGAGTGACCCTTATGCACTTGAAACCGCATATCTCAGCGTCATAACATTTAACAGCACTGCTCAGCAGGATGTCCCTCTTACCGAGTTGTCATCTTTTCAGCAGCCCAACTTAACGGCAAGTGGTTGTACGGCTCTCGGTGGCGCATTATCGCTTTTAGCTCAAAGAGCTGATGCTGAAGTTACAAAGACAACCGCAGAACAAAAAGGCGACTGGAAACCATTGGTTTTCATTATGACTGATGGAGAGCCAACTGATGACCTTCAAAAAGGCCTGAATGACTTCAACAAACGCAAATGGGGTGTTGTCGTAGCCTGTGCTGCCGGTCAGGGAGCCAATACTGATACACTCAAAAAAATAACCGAGTGTGTGGTTCAACTCGATACTGCTGACAGCGCTACAATTAAATCCTTCTTCAAGTGGGTATCTGCTTCTATCAGCACAAGCTCAATGAAAGTGGAAGATGGATTTGGCGAAGTAACCGGACTCAGCGAACTTCCACCGCCACCTCCAGAAGTTAACATCGTAGTATAA
- a CDS encoding AIM24 family protein, with protein sequence MNCKLVGNFVQHLEIILSPGEDFYVEKGALIYLESGIEKELSFNGSGLGRLIGAKLSGESLFIIRLYNKSNQPKKLVIGSHYGLHPVKITGETMICHRSVYVASNNRVDVSTKISIAGLVGGMGLLLQKISGNSTVFLDTKGTPISISLRPGETIEVDEDHILALHSISESQMSSNWSLGNLLGGEGLSMLKIIGPGQVYLSPGTFHQPVNQ encoded by the coding sequence ATGAACTGTAAACTCGTTGGAAATTTCGTTCAGCATCTGGAGATTATACTATCTCCGGGTGAGGATTTCTATGTAGAAAAAGGTGCTTTAATTTATCTTGAAAGTGGCATAGAAAAAGAGTTGAGTTTTAATGGTTCAGGTTTGGGTCGACTCATAGGAGCAAAACTTTCTGGCGAATCGCTCTTCATCATCAGGTTATATAATAAAAGCAATCAACCAAAGAAGCTCGTTATCGGCAGTCATTACGGACTTCATCCTGTAAAAATCACTGGAGAAACTATGATCTGCCATAGAAGTGTGTATGTGGCATCAAATAATCGAGTTGATGTAAGCACAAAAATCTCAATAGCCGGGTTGGTGGGAGGAATGGGGTTGCTCCTACAAAAAATATCAGGTAATTCAACTGTCTTTCTTGATACAAAAGGGACTCCAATCTCAATAAGTCTTCGTCCGGGTGAAACTATAGAAGTAGATGAAGATCATATCCTCGCACTTCATTCAATTTCGGAAAGTCAAATGTCATCCAACTGGTCATTGGGTAACCTTTTAGGAGGAGAAGGACTAAGTATGTTAAAAATAATCGGTCCGGGTCAAGTATATCTCTCACCGGGCACATTTCATCAACCAGTAAATCAATAA
- a CDS encoding PP2C family serine/threonine-protein phosphatase, protein MKREERIIRRIRTVVDNGRMLVVEVLQGIGVSPSNSQIDDFLAWRIKDEWKRYQEERMANYVIEQNNLNGATIVFPNGKKGSEYYQEVSLNMSNYEDVWFEGLEETGLLDNISIETGLISLTGTPVEAKTYDFKLCAKVKGWEQGDPILERKFNIAFNPDPRDLWEPKPVPADLPFQKEDEANDYVLVPEFEGLPQKDIVVASKRGRSHAQEGKPRDDDFRVSFNAQNGWYVLAVADGAGSAKYSREGSRIACETVEQYCKEKLAEQGEEFEAVVKMYAENQTQENLKPVVGKIHEILFKAATEAHRAIVKKVDECSEPAVLKDFSTTLLLAVCRKFSFGWFVASFGVGDGAIAIYDKNADSIKLLNEPDGGEYAGQTRFLTMESIFRDRTRIKMSIVPDFTALMLMTDGISDPFFETDANLAKKEKWDELWENLVNEVDFSDDNENSKNQLLKWLDFWSPGNHDDRTIAILY, encoded by the coding sequence ATGAAAAGAGAAGAACGAATCATACGCCGCATTCGCACTGTCGTTGACAACGGGCGGATGCTTGTGGTTGAGGTGCTTCAAGGGATAGGAGTATCTCCATCTAATAGTCAGATTGATGATTTTCTGGCTTGGCGTATCAAAGATGAATGGAAACGCTATCAAGAAGAACGTATGGCAAACTATGTGATTGAACAAAATAATCTCAATGGAGCTACTATAGTATTTCCAAATGGGAAGAAAGGCTCAGAGTATTATCAAGAGGTAAGTTTGAATATGTCCAATTATGAGGATGTCTGGTTTGAAGGATTAGAGGAAACAGGATTATTGGACAATATAAGCATTGAGACTGGTCTAATATCTCTTACGGGAACTCCGGTCGAAGCTAAAACTTATGACTTTAAGCTCTGTGCTAAAGTCAAAGGATGGGAACAAGGAGATCCTATTCTTGAACGTAAATTCAATATAGCGTTTAATCCTGACCCACGTGACCTTTGGGAACCCAAACCTGTTCCTGCCGATTTGCCATTTCAGAAGGAGGATGAGGCAAATGATTACGTCCTTGTGCCAGAATTTGAAGGATTGCCACAGAAAGACATCGTAGTGGCCAGCAAGAGAGGTCGTAGCCATGCGCAGGAGGGGAAACCTCGTGACGATGATTTCCGTGTTAGCTTCAATGCTCAAAACGGTTGGTATGTTCTTGCAGTTGCTGATGGCGCAGGTTCTGCTAAATATTCGCGTGAGGGTTCCCGCATCGCTTGTGAAACAGTAGAGCAGTATTGCAAAGAAAAACTTGCAGAACAAGGTGAAGAATTTGAAGCTGTCGTAAAGATGTATGCTGAAAATCAAACACAAGAGAATCTGAAACCTGTTGTGGGAAAGATTCACGAGATATTGTTCAAAGCAGCAACAGAAGCGCATCGTGCAATTGTTAAAAAAGTTGATGAATGCAGTGAACCTGCTGTGTTGAAAGATTTCTCCACGACTTTATTGCTCGCAGTATGTCGTAAATTTAGCTTTGGCTGGTTTGTCGCATCTTTTGGTGTTGGAGACGGTGCAATAGCTATTTATGATAAAAATGCCGACTCTATAAAGTTGCTTAACGAACCTGATGGAGGAGAGTATGCAGGTCAAACTCGTTTCTTGACGATGGAATCAATTTTTAGAGACAGAACACGCATCAAGATGTCAATAGTGCCGGACTTTACTGCATTGATGCTTATGACAGATGGCATAAGTGACCCATTCTTTGAGACGGACGCAAATCTTGCAAAGAAAGAAAAATGGGATGAACTCTGGGAGAATCTCGTAAATGAAGTTGATTTCTCAGATGACAACGAGAACTCAAAAAATCAACTGCTTAAATGGCTTGATTTTTGGAGCCCAGGCAATCATGATGATAGGACAATAGCTATCCTTTACTAA
- a CDS encoding toprim domain-containing protein produces the protein MNIDEIRQIPLVDFLNHLGYQPTGRDSKGLWFYSPYRNERKPSFHVNPRKNLWYDFGSGAGGDIFNLAGELTGEKDFIKRAEFIAQKMQLAVEKPYNPMPFKEEPTFENVEISRLEAPALLKYLADRGISRDIAQCYCVQVDYELHGKRFYAIGFENNAHGYELRNSFFKGSYPPKHITHISNGNARCNVFEGFIDFLSAERLGYNDGTDTIVLNSVSNLNKAIAPLREYSVVSCYLDNDNAGRAAVVKLQQELGDKVMDKSALYPNHKDLNDYLMSLYPKQTTKSKLKL, from the coding sequence ATGAACATTGACGAAATCAGACAAATCCCGTTGGTGGATTTTCTCAACCACCTCGGCTATCAGCCGACAGGCCGCGACAGCAAAGGATTGTGGTTCTACTCTCCATATCGCAATGAGCGAAAGCCGTCTTTCCATGTCAATCCTCGCAAAAATCTATGGTACGATTTTGGGAGCGGTGCCGGTGGCGACATCTTCAATCTTGCCGGAGAATTGACAGGCGAAAAAGACTTCATCAAACGTGCGGAGTTCATCGCCCAAAAGATGCAGTTGGCTGTGGAGAAGCCCTACAATCCAATGCCGTTCAAGGAAGAACCAACCTTTGAAAATGTTGAAATCTCCAGACTGGAGGCTCCGGCTCTGCTTAAATACCTTGCTGACCGTGGCATATCACGCGACATAGCCCAATGCTATTGTGTGCAGGTTGATTATGAATTGCACGGCAAGAGGTTTTACGCCATCGGCTTTGAAAATAACGCGCATGGCTATGAACTGCGAAATTCCTTTTTCAAAGGCTCTTATCCACCCAAGCATATAACCCACATTTCCAATGGCAACGCCCGATGTAATGTCTTTGAAGGCTTCATCGACTTTCTCTCAGCGGAACGACTCGGATATAATGACGGCACTGATACAATCGTGCTTAACTCCGTATCAAATCTGAATAAGGCCATTGCGCCACTGAGAGAATACAGCGTGGTGAGTTGCTATCTCGACAACGACAATGCAGGACGAGCCGCCGTCGTCAAGCTCCAGCAGGAGTTAGGCGACAAGGTAATGGACAAGTCCGCACTTTACCCTAATCACAAAGATCTGAACGACTATCTAATGTCGCTCTATCCCAAACAGACAACAAAATCAAAACTCAAACTCTGA
- a CDS encoding TerD family protein: MAIRIQKGGSTEIKLEKFSVGLGWQVREDASAKDDFDLDVSAFMVDASGKIPTDDYLVFYNSEKRLKADENGKLLSPIKIVPYTEWRSNDEMRAQSRPVDPEISVIGSIDNEEGGDEGDAETIDMELSKVRSDIEKIIICVSIYDAKNRGQNFGQVENAYVRIYSEGHEEIGQEEIIYDLTEDFSTCASVEFVQLYRYNGTWKIKALGVGHHGEFDELVAKFT; the protein is encoded by the coding sequence ATGGCTATACGCATTCAAAAAGGCGGTTCCACCGAAATCAAACTTGAAAAATTTTCAGTCGGATTAGGTTGGCAAGTCCGAGAAGACGCTTCGGCAAAGGATGACTTCGACCTTGATGTATCCGCCTTTATGGTGGATGCGTCTGGTAAGATTCCAACTGATGATTATCTCGTATTCTACAATTCTGAAAAAAGGCTCAAAGCAGATGAGAACGGCAAATTGCTTTCTCCAATCAAGATTGTTCCTTATACAGAATGGCGAAGCAATGATGAAATGAGAGCACAGTCGCGACCTGTTGATCCTGAAATTTCTGTTATCGGTTCAATTGATAACGAAGAAGGAGGCGATGAAGGAGATGCCGAAACTATCGACATGGAACTTTCTAAAGTTCGCTCAGACATCGAAAAGATTATCATCTGTGTAAGCATATATGATGCAAAGAATCGCGGTCAAAATTTCGGGCAGGTTGAGAATGCTTACGTCCGTATATATTCTGAGGGACATGAGGAGATTGGACAAGAAGAAATTATCTACGACTTGACCGAAGACTTCTCAACCTGCGCTTCAGTAGAATTCGTTCAGTTGTATCGTTACAACGGGACATGGAAAATCAAAGCTCTTGGTGTCGGACATCATGGCGAATTTGATGAACTCGTTGCTAAATTTACATGA
- a CDS encoding TerD family protein, protein MAINLQKGQRIEIGLKKVGVGLGWDPNESTGYDFDLDASAFMLGENKKLPADEFFVFYNNQKSPDSAVESSGDDLTGGNSDGGDDETLTVDLSKVDPRVNEILFTATIHDAENRRQNFGQVRNSYIRIYNALTDEEIAKYDLDEDFSVETAVEFGRLYRRNGEWKFEAIGNGFKGGLEYFVNKYAY, encoded by the coding sequence ATGGCAATAAATCTTCAAAAAGGACAGCGTATCGAAATCGGCTTAAAGAAAGTCGGTGTCGGTTTGGGATGGGATCCCAACGAAAGTACTGGTTATGACTTTGACCTTGATGCCTCAGCTTTTATGCTTGGTGAAAACAAAAAACTTCCGGCAGATGAGTTCTTCGTGTTCTACAACAATCAGAAATCTCCCGACAGTGCCGTTGAATCATCAGGCGATGATTTAACTGGAGGCAATAGCGATGGTGGAGATGACGAGACTCTGACTGTTGACCTTTCTAAGGTTGACCCTCGCGTGAATGAGATCCTGTTCACTGCTACCATACATGATGCAGAAAATCGTCGTCAGAACTTCGGACAAGTTCGCAATAGCTACATTCGCATCTACAATGCTCTCACTGATGAGGAAATTGCCAAATATGACCTCGATGAAGACTTCTCGGTAGAGACCGCTGTAGAATTTGGCCGACTCTATCGTCGCAATGGCGAATGGAAATTTGAAGCTATTGGCAATGGTTTCAAGGGAGGACTGGAATACTTTGTAAACAAATACGCATACTAA